Within the Halarcobacter mediterraneus genome, the region AAATATATGATCCTTATTTTAGTACAAAAAAAGATAAAGAAGGTACAGGTATTGGTCTTTATATGAGTAGGCAAATTATAGATAGTATGGATGGAAAAATAAAAGTTTCTAATGTAGACTTTACATTTTCAAATAAAAAATACAAAGGTGCTGAATTTACAATAATAATTCCCTTAAATTAAAAATAACTTATAAATATATAGATTTCTTTTATCTTATACATTTTTTTATGAAAGTTTTGTTCTAATTAGGCATCTTATAATAAAGGGAAAGATTATGATGAAAAAATTCATTTCCACACTACTTACAGTCTTTGTAAGTTTGTTTGTTTTAACAACAAACCTACAAGCTCAAAAAGGTAAATTAACAGGTGGGTCAGAACATTCAATGCCTGGTTGGTTCAAGCAAAGTTTTCTTGATTTAACAGAAGATGTTGAAGAAGCAAAAGAAGAAGATAAACATGTAATGTTGTTTATGACTTTAGACTTCTGTCCTTATTGTACAAAAATGATCAATGACAATTTTGTAGAAGGTGCAAAACACCAAAAATATATAGAAGACAACTTTGATGTTTTAGGAATAAATATTAAAGGTTCAAGAGAAATTGTAGTAAATGAAGATTTAACTCTAACAGAAAAAGAGTATGCAGATCATCTGAAAATACAATATACTCCAACAATTATTATTTTAAACCAAGAAAATGAAATTGCAGTTAGATTAAATGGTTATAGATCACCAGAAAACTTTAAACTTGTACTTGATTATGTAAAAAATAAAGAATATAAAAATATGACTTTAACTCAATATTTAGATAAAGTTAAAAATAAGACTTACTACACTCTTAAATCAAATAAAATGTTTAAAGATATAAAAGACCTTTCAAAAGAAAAAGGTGCTCTTGCAGTAATTTTTGAAGATGGAAGTTGCACTCAATGTGACTATTTTCATAATACAACATTAAAAAATAAAGATGTTCAAAAAGAGTTATCTAAAGTAACAGTAGTAAGATTAGATGCAACATCTAAAGAAAAGATTGTTACTCCTGAAGGAAAATCAACAACTGCATATGATTGGGCAAAAGAGATAAAATTAGATTATAGACCAGGGGTTTTACTATATAATGAAAATAAAGAAAGAGCAAGAATAGATGCACTTTTATATAGTTTTCACTTTAAAGAAATGATAAGATATGTAAGTGGTAAATATTATTCAAAATATAATACTTTCTTAGACTATTTAGGACCAAGACAAGATGAATTATTAAACCAAGGGATTAATATCGATATTTCTGCTAAAAACTAAATTTTATGGCAGTATTTAAATACTGCCATTTATTTACTGGTTTCATAAAATTGAATTAGATCTTCTATTGATAAATCTAGTTCTTGCATTTGTTCAAATATATAAGGAAGAGTCTCTTTTATAAAAATCTCTTTTTTATCTTTTAAAATTTCTTTTCTTGCATTTTCTTTTACAAAATACCCTACCCCTCTTTTTTTATAGATTATATTTTTTTGTTCCATATAAGTATAAGACCTTACTACAGTATTAGGGTTAACTTCCATCTCAACTGCAAGTTCTCTTATTGAGGGTAAACGACTTTCTTCTTTTATATTTTTTAATAAAATTTGTTTGAAAACAATATCTACAATTTGTAAATAAATAGCTTTACTCTCATTAAATTCCATGACTTACCTGCTTTGATTTCATTAACTTGTATGAGATAAACCACATAAAAAAGACAAATAAAAGAAGAACTGAAGTTTTAATATAATCAAAGAAAAAACTATTTTCTATAATTATTCTATAATCAAAATCTTTTGGAGAAGAGTTTAACTCATAAATATAATTTATTACACCAAAGACAATAAAAGAAACTATTATAATAATTATTAAAGAAATACTAATTAAAGTATATAAAGCAGGTCTTTTTTTAAATAAAATTGCCCCAAATAAAAATATTGAATTAACTAATAAGTAAGCTTTAAAACTATAAATTACATTTGCTAAAAAGACCTCAAATAAAAAACTATTTGTAAAAGATATTAATGAAAACAATTCATTATTTCCTAAAAAAAACAGTTGAGAAATAAGTATAATTATTAGAAAACCTAAAGTATTAAAAAGATAAAAATAAAGAAAAGTAGCTAATAACTTTGATAGAAACTTTTCTAAAGAACTTGCAGGTAACATAAACCAAAATAAACTTTCACTTTTATTATGCATTTGAGTAAAACGATAACTTGTATACATAATTCCACCAAGAAGGATATATCCTTTATACATACTAGCTAAAATACTAAATACACTATAAATATCATTTTTAGCACCCATACTCATAAAAAAACTAAAAAATAAAGGTACAAGTAAAGAAGCTAATAAATATTTATAACTTAAATAAACTTCTATTGCTAATAACTTTCCTAATCTTGACATTTCAAATTTATTTTTCATTTTCTTTCCCTTTACAAAACTCCTGTAGTTTTGAATTATCTAAAATACTTGCATTAAATAATAATTCCATATCAATATTACTTGTATTGCCACTTTTATTTTCTTTTATAACTGAATATTGTCCTAATGCTATAGCTTCAGTATATAGTTCTTCACCACTTACAGAATCTTGTATTTTCATTTCTATTATTTTTGATAAATATTCTAAAGAAATATCTAAAACAAACTCTGCATTATTTAAAATACAAACATAATCAATTATATTTTCAATATCTTTTACTTGATGAGTAGAAATAATAAAACACTTTGTTTCATCTATACAAGAACTTACTAATCGTCTAAATACACTTTTTGAAGGAATATCTAAACCATTAGTTGGTTCATCTAAAATATTTAATTTACAATTGCAAGCAAGACCAAAAGCAAGTAAGAATTTTTTTTGTTGCCCCATAGAAAGGTTTTTTAAATTTTTACTATCTTCTATTTCTAAAGAGTTAGAATACTCTTTATACTCTGTGATACTAAAATTTGGATAAAAAGAAGAATACAACTTTACAAAATTTTTAGAAGATAACTCAGGTAAAATAAATTGTTCAGGCAAATAAAATATTTCACTTAACATAGAAGTTTCACGATTCTTTGGATCAAAACCTAAGGTTCTTATTTTTCCTTCTTTCGAAAATAAAGTTCCTGAAATCAAACCTAAAAGAGTTGTTTTACCTGAACCATTCTTTCCAAATAGTCCATAAATATGAGATTTTCTAAAATTTATTGATAAGTCTTTATATAAAGCTTTTTTTTTATATGAAAAATTTAATTTTTCTATACTAAGCATTATTTTCCTTTTATAGTGTATTAGTTAACTAATACAGAGTATATATAAAAATAATTTTAATGTCAATAGAAATATATAAAATAATAAAGAAACTGCTAATATAAGTTCAAATTAGATAAAATACAGCTTTTATAAAGAGTTAGAATAATCAAAAAGGTTTAATAATAATGAGTGAAAACAAAGACTTTTTACGTGTAATAGTTGATGAAGATTTAAAAAAAGGTAAATATGAAGAAGTTGTAACAAGATTTCCTCCTGAACCTAATGGTTTTCCACATATAGGACACGCTAAATCTATCTGTATAAACTTTGGAATTGCAAAAGATTTCAAAGGACATTGTAATCTTAGAATGGACGATACTGACCCAACAAAAGAAGATACAAAATATGTTGAAGCTTTAAAAGATGCAGTTAAATGGCTTGGATTTGACTGGGGAGAAAATGTATATTATACTTCTGATTATTTCCCAAAATTATATGACTATGCTATTAAACTTATAAAAATGGGTAAAGCCTATGTTGATAGTTTAAATGAAGAAGAAATTCGTGAATATAGAGGAACAGTTACACAAGCTGGAAAAAGAAGTGAATATGCAAATAGAAGTATTGAAGAAAATCTAGACCTTTTTGAAAGAATGAAAAGGGGTGAATTCAAAGATGGAGAGCATGTATTAAGAGCAAAAATAGATATGAGTGCTGCAAATATGAAAATGAGAGATCCACTTTTATACAGAATTAGACATGCACATCATTATAGAGCTGGAAATGAATGGCATGTTTATCCTATGTATGATTTTGCACACTGTTTATCTGATTATATTGAAGGAGTTACACACTCAATTTGTACTTTAGAGTTTGAAAATAATAGAGATATCTATGATTGGGTATTAGATACTCTTGAGTTAAAACCACCTAGACCATATCAACATGAATTTGCAAGACTAGGTATTAATTATACTGTTATGAGTAAAAGAAAACTTTTAGAATTAGTACAAAACAACTATGTAAATGACTGGGATGATCCAAGAATGCCTACAATTGCAGGTTATAAAAGAAGAGGATATACTCCTGAATCAATAATTAACTTCTGTGATCAAATTGGAATTGCTAAAGCAAACTCTATGGTTGATGTTTCTCAATTAGAGTTTTGTATTAGAGATGATTTAAATAAAAAAGTTCCAAGAGTTATGTGTGTACTTGACCCTTTAAAAGTAACAATTGAAAATTATGAGGGAGAAGAAGAAATTGATGCACCCTATTATCCCCATGATGTACCAAAAGAAGGTTCAAGAGTAGTTCCTTTTTCAAAAGTAGTATATATTGAAAGAGATGATTTTAATGAAAATCCACCAAAAGGTTTCTATAGACTTACTCCAGAACAACCTGTAAGACTAAGACATGGTTATATTATTTCATGCAAAGAAGTTATCAAAGATGATAAAGGAAATATTACTGAAATAATTGCTCAATATTACCCTGAATCAAAAAGTGGAAGTGATACAAGTGGAATAAAAGTAAAAAGTGCTATTCAATGGGTAAGTGAAACTTATGCTAAAAAAGTTGAATTAAGACTTTATGACAGACTTTATAAAAATGAAGCACCTCAAGAAGTAGAAGATTTAAACCCTAATTCTTTAAAAATTATTAAAGATGCACTTATTGAACCTGCTGTAATTGAAGAAAAGAAAGATGAAAGATTTCAATTTGAAAGACAAGGTTATTTTTATGCTGACCCTATTGATTATACAGATGAAAAACCTGTATTTAATAAAATTGTTTCTTTAAAAGATTCTTGGGCTAAAAAAGTACAACCTAGTGAAAATAAAACTAAAAAAGATAATAAATCAAATCAAAAACAAGAAGTAAAAAAAGAAATCATTCATGGGGAAGCAGAACCTTTAACAAAAGAACAAGAAACACTTTTCCTAAAATATACAAAAGAATTAAAACTTAATAATGAAGTATCTAATATCTTAGCAAGAGATGAAAAACTTTCATCTTTTTATGAAGAGACTTTAAAAGAATTAAATAGTCCAGTAACATTGGCAAATATTATTGCAAATGATGTTGCTAAACAATTAAAAGAAAAAACAATAGAAGAACTAAAATTTACAACATCTGAAATAGTAGAATTAATCAAAATGCTTGATGAAGAAATTATTTCAACAAAAATAGCAAAACAAGTATTTGAGGAAATGTCTGAAAAAGGTGGAAAGCCTAAACAAATAGTTGAAGATAAAGGCTTAATTCAAATAAGTAACCCTGAAGTAATTCTACCAATTATAGAAGAAGTTATTGCAAAAAATCCAGAAAACTTAGAAAAGTTTAAAAATGGAAACACAAAACTATTAGGTTTTTTTGTAGGACAAGTATTAAAAGCAACAGCTGGAAAAGCAAATCCTAAAGTTGTAAATGAACTTGTAGAAAAAGAGCTTAATAAATAATCAATCATACCAAGTTTCAAAAAAGAAACTTGGTTTTTCTAAATAATTAAAATATACCCTTCTCCCTTTAGAGTCTTAATATCTAATTCAGGAACTTTTTTTCTAAGTCTAAAAAGTAGTTGTCGTCTATTTTCATCGTTTGTAATACTTGTATGCCACAATACTAAATCAATATGCTCATTTGATATTACAACATTTTTATTTTGTATTAATATATGTAAAAATTGTTGCTCTTTTTTTGTAAGATTTATTTTCTCCTGATTTTTATAAAGAGTTTTTGTACCTATATTATAAATATATCCATCATTTAACTCAACAGGTTTTATGTTTTCATTTAAACTAAAACGATATGTTGCTAATTTTACTTCTCTTAGAAGGTGGCTATCTAAATATGGCTTTACAATGTATCCTGTAAAGTTTACAGTAGAAGCCTCTGCAAGTGTTGAATCATCATGATATGAAGTTAAAAATATAACAGGAACATTAAAATTCTTTTGGATGATTTGAGCTGTTTCTATGCCGTTTCGATCCCCTTTGATATTGATATCGGCGATGATGATATCAACACTATT harbors:
- a CDS encoding thioredoxin family protein — translated: MMKKFISTLLTVFVSLFVLTTNLQAQKGKLTGGSEHSMPGWFKQSFLDLTEDVEEAKEEDKHVMLFMTLDFCPYCTKMINDNFVEGAKHQKYIEDNFDVLGINIKGSREIVVNEDLTLTEKEYADHLKIQYTPTIIILNQENEIAVRLNGYRSPENFKLVLDYVKNKEYKNMTLTQYLDKVKNKTYYTLKSNKMFKDIKDLSKEKGALAVIFEDGSCTQCDYFHNTTLKNKDVQKELSKVTVVRLDATSKEKIVTPEGKSTTAYDWAKEIKLDYRPGVLLYNENKERARIDALLYSFHFKEMIRYVSGKYYSKYNTFLDYLGPRQDELLNQGINIDISAKN
- a CDS encoding GntR family transcriptional regulator gives rise to the protein MEFNESKAIYLQIVDIVFKQILLKNIKEESRLPSIRELAVEMEVNPNTVVRSYTYMEQKNIIYKKRGVGYFVKENARKEILKDKKEIFIKETLPYIFEQMQELDLSIEDLIQFYETSK
- a CDS encoding ABC transporter ATP-binding protein yields the protein MLSIEKLNFSYKKKALYKDLSINFRKSHIYGLFGKNGSGKTTLLGLISGTLFSKEGKIRTLGFDPKNRETSMLSEIFYLPEQFILPELSSKNFVKLYSSFYPNFSITEYKEYSNSLEIEDSKNLKNLSMGQQKKFLLAFGLACNCKLNILDEPTNGLDIPSKSVFRRLVSSCIDETKCFIISTHQVKDIENIIDYVCILNNAEFVLDISLEYLSKIIEMKIQDSVSGEELYTEAIALGQYSVIKENKSGNTSNIDMELLFNASILDNSKLQEFCKGKENEK
- a CDS encoding glutamine--tRNA ligase/YqeY domain fusion protein, with amino-acid sequence MSENKDFLRVIVDEDLKKGKYEEVVTRFPPEPNGFPHIGHAKSICINFGIAKDFKGHCNLRMDDTDPTKEDTKYVEALKDAVKWLGFDWGENVYYTSDYFPKLYDYAIKLIKMGKAYVDSLNEEEIREYRGTVTQAGKRSEYANRSIEENLDLFERMKRGEFKDGEHVLRAKIDMSAANMKMRDPLLYRIRHAHHYRAGNEWHVYPMYDFAHCLSDYIEGVTHSICTLEFENNRDIYDWVLDTLELKPPRPYQHEFARLGINYTVMSKRKLLELVQNNYVNDWDDPRMPTIAGYKRRGYTPESIINFCDQIGIAKANSMVDVSQLEFCIRDDLNKKVPRVMCVLDPLKVTIENYEGEEEIDAPYYPHDVPKEGSRVVPFSKVVYIERDDFNENPPKGFYRLTPEQPVRLRHGYIISCKEVIKDDKGNITEIIAQYYPESKSGSDTSGIKVKSAIQWVSETYAKKVELRLYDRLYKNEAPQEVEDLNPNSLKIIKDALIEPAVIEEKKDERFQFERQGYFYADPIDYTDEKPVFNKIVSLKDSWAKKVQPSENKTKKDNKSNQKQEVKKEIIHGEAEPLTKEQETLFLKYTKELKLNNEVSNILARDEKLSSFYEETLKELNSPVTLANIIANDVAKQLKEKTIEELKFTTSEIVELIKMLDEEIISTKIAKQVFEEMSEKGGKPKQIVEDKGLIQISNPEVILPIIEEVIAKNPENLEKFKNGNTKLLGFFVGQVLKATAGKANPKVVNELVEKELNK
- a CDS encoding response regulator, which encodes MKKINILIIEDTMLTAQKIKRTLEWEGYNVVAIASRSDSAIETMFKNSVDIIIADINIKGDRNGIETAQIIQKNFNVPVIFLTSYHDDSTLAEASTVNFTGYIVKPYLDSHLLREVKLATYRFSLNENIKPVELNDGYIYNIGTKTLYKNQEKINLTKKEQQFLHILIQNKNVVISNEHIDLVLWHTSITNDENRRQLLFRLRKKVPELDIKTLKGEGYILII